The following proteins are encoded in a genomic region of Zea mays cultivar B73 chromosome 9, Zm-B73-REFERENCE-NAM-5.0, whole genome shotgun sequence:
- the LOC103638811 gene encoding protein MONOCULM 1 — protein MHVLPLALHPLMLLACHHRRLRPPPPLKKKKLGLRRPTTDEAMLSSLHHHSSSSSDTDNNNGNNKNGSSNNSDVLAAAAVPSARDLVLACADLLQRGDLQAARRAVGVLLSAASPRADAADRLAYHFARALALRADARAAATGLVAAAAARPASSAAYLAFNQIAPFLRFAHLTANQAILDAVEGARRIHILDLDAAHGVQWPPLLQAIAERADPAAGPPEVRITGAGADRDTLLRTGSRLRAFARSIQLPFHFTPLLLSCAATHQQQVVTSASTTTNTTTSSAATTSQLELHPDETLAVNCVMFLHKLGGHDELAAFLKWVKAMAPAVVTIAERETIGGGFDRIDDLPQRSAVAMDHYSAVFEALEATVPPGSRERLAVEHEVLGREIDAALGPSGGRWWRGLERWGAAARGAGFAARPLSAFAVSQARLLLRLHYPSEGYLVQEARGACFLGWQTRPLLSVSSWQ, from the coding sequence ATGCACGTCCTTCCACTCGCGCTCCACCCCCTCATGCTCCTCGCCTGCCATCACCGCCGactccggccgccgccgccgctgaagAAGAAGAAGCTCGGCCTGCGCCGTCCAACGACCGACGAAGCTATGCTCAGCTCACTCCACCACCACTCCTCGTCCTCCTCCGACACCGACAACAACAATGGCAACAACAAGAacggcagcagcaacaacagcgacgtcctcgcggcggcggcggtgccGTCCGCGCGGGACCTCGTGCTCGCGTGCGCCGACCTGCTGCAGCGCGGGGACCTCCAGGCCGCGCGCCGCGCCGTGGGGGTCCTCCTGTCCGCGGCGTCCCCGCGCGCGGACGCCGCCGATCGGCTCGCCTACCActtcgcgcgcgcgctcgctctccGGGCGGACGCCAGGGCCGCCGCCACGGGCTtggtggccgccgccgccgcgcggccGGCGTCGTCCGCCGCCTACCTCGCGTTCAACCAGATCGCGCCCTTCCTGCGCTTCGCGCACCTGACGGCGAACCAGGCCATCCTCGACGCCGTCGAGGGCGCGCGCCGGATCCACATCCTCGACCTGGACGCCGCGCACGGGGTGCAGTGGCCGCCACTGCTGCAGGCGATCGCCGAGCGCGCCGACCCGGCCGCGGGACCGCCGGAGGTGCGCATCACCGGCGCCGGCGCCGACCGCGACACCCTCCTCCGCACCGGCAGCCGCCTCCGCGCCTTCGCCCGCTCCATCCAGCTCCCCTTCCACTTCACGCCGCTCCTGCTCTCCTGCGCCGCTACCCATCAGCAGCAGGTCGTCACCAGCGCGAGCACCACGACCAACACCACCACTTCGAGCGCGGCCACGACGAGCCAGCTGGAGCTGCACCCGGACGAGACGCTAGCCGTCAACTGCGTCATGTTTTTGCACAAGCTAGGCGGGCACGACGAGCTTGCCGCCTTCTTGAAGTGGGTCAAGGCCATGGCCCCCGCCGTGGTGACCATCGCGGAGAGGGAGACAATCGGCGGGGGTTTCGACCGCATCGACGACCTGCCCCAGCGGTCCGCGGTAGCCATGGATCACTACTCGGCCGTGTTCGAGGCGCTCGAGGCGACTGTGCCGCCGGGGAGCCGGGAGCGGCTGGCGGTGGAGCACGAGGTGCTCGGCAGGGAGATCGACGCCGCGCTGGGTCCCTccggtgggaggtggtggcgcggACTCGAGCGGTGGGGAGCCGCGGCGCGCGGCGCCGGATTTGCGGCGCGGCCTCTCAGCGCTTTCGCCGTGTCGCAGGCGCGGCTGCTGCTGCGGCTGCACTACCCGTCGGAGGGCTACCTCGTGCAGGAGGCGCGCGGCGCGTGCTTTCTCGGGTGGCAGACGCGGCCGCTGCTGTCCGTGTCGTCGTGGCAgtag